A section of the Rummeliibacillus pycnus genome encodes:
- a CDS encoding CAP domain-containing protein — protein MKKLLLGVILIAGCIYGYKHIDHTQLTEKIVTAEKEIQKETLQKIENFRVKEEASKEQGKEIKVNHLGIPIIKNSPKMIVASEYNKEWYVYENHFKNFTLSFSDKSGGYVTGYGRTIFGATIGKTTYNQLKQKLGTPISQILKGNVIYQLSSSHGKEQLLYNIDGYYVTFFIDNHNQNKLRSVQYVKKDVELQKNGYYGQGTFQLREGYEKLMVELINESRVGFGLKPLTYDQGLTAQARKHSQDMIDHHYFSHIGSDGSQPQSRMKAAGYNEHLYAENIASGQFSSIYAHEALMNSLGHRENILNPDLTHVGVGVAFDAKNVPYYTINFYTPF, from the coding sequence ATGAAAAAACTTCTATTAGGTGTAATTCTTATAGCTGGTTGTATATATGGTTACAAACATATTGATCATACACAATTAACCGAAAAAATTGTTACTGCTGAAAAAGAAATTCAAAAAGAAACACTACAAAAAATCGAAAACTTCCGAGTAAAAGAAGAAGCGTCTAAGGAACAAGGAAAAGAAATAAAAGTGAATCATTTAGGAATCCCGATTATAAAAAATTCTCCTAAAATGATTGTAGCAAGCGAATACAATAAAGAATGGTATGTATATGAAAATCATTTTAAAAACTTTACCTTATCATTCTCAGATAAAAGTGGTGGCTATGTTACAGGATATGGACGTACAATTTTTGGCGCAACCATCGGCAAAACAACTTATAATCAATTAAAGCAAAAATTAGGTACACCCATTTCACAAATTTTAAAAGGAAATGTTATTTACCAACTGTCTAGCAGTCATGGCAAAGAACAGTTACTCTATAATATTGATGGCTATTATGTAACGTTTTTTATTGATAATCACAATCAAAACAAGCTTCGTTCTGTCCAATACGTAAAAAAAGACGTAGAGCTGCAGAAAAATGGATATTATGGACAAGGTACTTTCCAATTAAGAGAGGGTTATGAGAAATTAATGGTCGAATTGATCAATGAAAGTCGAGTAGGATTTGGTTTGAAACCACTTACCTACGATCAAGGATTAACTGCACAAGCCAGAAAACATAGTCAAGATATGATCGATCATCACTATTTTTCACATATTGGCAGTGATGGCAGTCAACCACAAAGTCGAATGAAAGCAGCTGGTTATAACGAACACCTCTATGCCGAAAACATAGCTTCGGGACAATTCAGTAGTATCTATGCACATGAAGCTCTTATGAACAGTCTAGGTCATCGAGAAAATATCCTAAATCCTGATTTAACACATGTTGGTGTAGGTGTAGCATTTGATGCGAAGAATGTTCCTTATTATACGATCAACTTTTATACACCATTTTAA
- a CDS encoding TrkH family potassium uptake protein, translating to MKKIKDRLNPSKTLVFGFAIVILIGTFLLMLPIATEDGKGLSLINALFTATSATCVTGLVVVDTADTFSTFGEIVILLLIQIGGLGFMIFGTFLFMLLGKKITLKERLLLKESFNLFTLKETGILLKRILLFTAVVECLGGIILSIRFSFDMSIGKAIYYGFFHAISNFNNAGFDLMGGFRSLTQYANDPTVVLTVCALITIGGLGFIVMNELYEYHHSHRLTLHTKVVLMTTLTLTVGATLLILLFEFSNNKTLGPFSVQGKGLGALFQAITPRTAGANTLPINELTHATLFLTIFLMYIGAGSGSTAGGIKITTFAVLVATVWSQMRGKDDVILFRRRIVMETILKALTVATSGLAIVVFVTFILSITEKQHDFIYYLFEATSAFGTVGLSMGLTPELSTFGRLIIILTMFAGRLGPLTLGFAISKKREKMAYQRPKGDIMIG from the coding sequence ATGAAAAAAATAAAAGATCGACTCAATCCTTCAAAAACACTTGTATTTGGTTTTGCGATTGTCATTTTAATAGGTACTTTTTTATTGATGCTTCCCATTGCAACCGAAGATGGAAAGGGACTTTCATTGATAAATGCTTTATTTACGGCAACATCTGCAACCTGTGTGACAGGATTAGTTGTAGTAGATACGGCAGATACGTTTTCAACGTTTGGTGAAATCGTCATCTTATTACTCATTCAAATTGGGGGTTTAGGGTTTATGATTTTCGGTACCTTTTTATTTATGTTGTTAGGCAAAAAAATAACACTAAAAGAAAGGTTATTGCTAAAAGAATCATTTAATCTTTTTACCCTCAAAGAGACAGGCATACTTCTAAAAAGAATATTATTATTTACGGCAGTAGTTGAATGTCTAGGTGGAATCATATTATCCATTCGATTTTCTTTCGATATGTCAATTGGTAAAGCAATCTATTATGGCTTTTTTCATGCCATTTCCAATTTTAATAATGCAGGATTTGATTTAATGGGAGGGTTTCGCAGTTTAACGCAATATGCGAATGATCCAACTGTAGTATTAACAGTTTGTGCACTGATCACAATAGGTGGACTAGGGTTTATAGTGATGAATGAACTGTATGAATATCATCATTCACATCGATTGACACTACATACAAAAGTAGTTTTGATGACAACCCTCACTTTAACAGTTGGAGCGACTCTACTCATCTTACTATTTGAATTTAGTAATAACAAAACGCTTGGTCCTTTTTCTGTTCAGGGAAAAGGGTTAGGCGCACTTTTTCAAGCGATTACCCCAAGAACTGCAGGAGCGAATACTTTACCAATTAATGAATTAACACATGCTACGTTATTCTTGACTATTTTCCTTATGTATATTGGAGCAGGTTCCGGCTCAACTGCAGGAGGCATCAAAATTACAACATTTGCCGTATTAGTAGCAACTGTGTGGTCTCAAATGAGAGGAAAAGATGATGTCATATTATTTAGACGTCGAATCGTAATGGAAACCATTTTAAAAGCACTTACTGTAGCAACGAGTGGGTTAGCCATTGTTGTATTCGTTACTTTTATTCTGAGCATTACGGAGAAACAACACGATTTTATCTATTATCTATTTGAAGCAACTTCAGCTTTTGGAACTGTTGGGCTTTCTATGGGGTTAACGCCAGAACTCTCTACATTTGGCCGTCTCATTATTATTTTAACCATGTTTGCAGGTAGATTAGGTCCCTTGACACTTGGATTTGCGATTTCAAAGAAACGTGAAAAGATGGCATATCAGCGACCAAAAGGTGATATTATGATCGGTTAA
- a CDS encoding potassium channel family protein produces the protein MDIKQYAVIGLGRFGTSIARKLHDAGQEVLGIDVIEERVEDAELYVTHAVVADSTEEKALTSLEIGNFDCVIIAIGNDLQANILTAMLLKDLGVKKIIAKALEKRHGELLKKIGVDWIVYPERDMGERVGNQLLSPNLLNYIELSKEYNIEEIMIPQSMAEKTFRELDIRAEYNVNAIALIRDGTIHISPSADEVIHQNDVLVLLGKTEDLANFSKKE, from the coding sequence TTGGATATAAAACAATATGCAGTTATTGGTTTAGGAAGATTTGGAACAAGTATAGCTCGGAAATTACATGATGCAGGTCAAGAAGTACTTGGAATCGATGTCATTGAAGAGAGGGTGGAGGATGCAGAGTTGTATGTGACACATGCTGTTGTTGCTGATTCAACAGAAGAAAAAGCGCTAACCTCCCTTGAAATTGGTAACTTTGATTGTGTCATCATTGCAATTGGTAATGATTTGCAAGCCAATATACTAACTGCAATGCTCTTAAAAGACCTTGGGGTGAAGAAAATTATTGCAAAAGCATTAGAAAAGCGCCATGGAGAGCTTTTAAAGAAAATAGGTGTGGATTGGATTGTTTATCCAGAACGAGATATGGGGGAAAGAGTTGGCAATCAACTACTTTCACCCAATTTGCTGAATTATATAGAATTATCAAAAGAATATAATATAGAGGAAATTATGATACCACAATCAATGGCTGAAAAAACGTTTCGGGAACTTGATATTCGTGCTGAATATAATGTTAATGCAATTGCCCTTATTAGAGATGGCACAATCCATATTTCACCTTCAGCAGATGAAGTGATACACCAAAATGACGTATTAGTTTTACTTGGTAAAACAGAGGATTTAGCTAATTTTTCAAAAAAGGAATAG
- a CDS encoding LysE family transporter, producing the protein MDIYLKYLLVGLAIALPVGAITIEMTKQGLKNGFIHGWAVGLGGMTIDGTLILALYFGLASILSLPYVQMPLWIVGAIFLGMLGYDSIKNADQDIALAGEKPTKSFWSTYKNGILVAVSPGNLVFWVSVFGTVLTQSYHTTQSGSFGIAALGILSGIVLHDIGLLSIVATTRKVMSRNMIKWSSIIAGGLLFFFAGYFIYEFINDLIEFI; encoded by the coding sequence ATGGATATATATCTGAAATATTTACTTGTAGGACTTGCGATTGCATTACCTGTAGGGGCAATTACTATTGAAATGACGAAGCAAGGATTAAAAAATGGATTTATCCATGGATGGGCAGTTGGATTAGGTGGAATGACGATCGATGGAACACTCATTTTAGCGTTATATTTTGGACTTGCTTCTATTTTGTCATTACCTTATGTACAAATGCCGTTATGGATTGTGGGGGCAATTTTCTTAGGGATGTTAGGCTATGATTCGATCAAAAATGCAGACCAAGACATCGCATTAGCAGGTGAAAAACCAACCAAATCATTCTGGAGTACATATAAGAATGGCATCTTAGTAGCAGTCTCTCCCGGAAATTTAGTATTTTGGGTTTCTGTATTTGGAACGGTGTTAACGCAATCATATCATACAACACAATCTGGGAGCTTTGGGATTGCTGCATTAGGGATATTATCTGGGATTGTATTGCATGATATTGGTTTACTGTCAATCGTTGCAACAACTAGAAAAGTCATGAGCAGAAATATGATCAAATGGAGCTCCATCATTGCTGGAGGCTTATTATTTTTCTTTGCGGGTTACTTTATCTATGAATTTATCAATGATTTAATAGAATTTATTTGA